Proteins from a single region of Carassius carassius chromosome 25, fCarCar2.1, whole genome shotgun sequence:
- the serinc2 gene encoding serine incorporator 2 produces MGACMALCSLASCASCLCGSAPCLLSGCCPSTYNSTVTRLAFSFLLLLGTIVSIIMILPGMETQLKKIPGFCEGGSSIPGFEGKVNCEIIVGYKSVYRMCFAMACFFFLFSIIMIRVRSSKDPRAAIQNGFWFFKFLILVGLTVGAFFIPDGAFNTVWYYFGVVGSFIFILIQLILLVDFAHNWNQKWVEKAENGNSKCWYAALFSFTLVHYICAFAAVVLFYIFYTQPDDCAEHKAFISLNLIFCIIVSVVSILPKVQEAQPSSGLLQASLISLYTMYLTWSAMSNNPNRKCNPSLLSLVSGGPTAVTPTSAPGIQTQWWDAQSIVGLVIFLLCTLYASIRSSNNSQVNKLMQTEEVEGLASSEGVSEEGVRRAVDNEEDGVTYSYSFFHFSLFLASLYIMMTLTNWYQPETDYAAMKTSMPSVWVKICSSWLGLLLYLWTLVAPLILSNRDFS; encoded by the exons ATGGGAGCGTGTATGGCCTTGTGCTCGCTGGCGAGCTGC GCGTCCTGTCTGTGTGGCTCTGCACCCTGTCTTTTATCAGGATGTTGTCCTTCTACATACAACTCGACTGTGACCCGGCTGGCCTTCTCCTTCCTCCTGCTGCTGGGCACTATAGTGTCCATCATCATGATCCTGCCCGGCATGGAGACACAGCTGAAGAAG ATCCCTGGTTTTTGTGAAGGAGGCTCTTCTATACCTGGATTTGAAGGGAAGGTGAACTGTGAGATCATTGTTGGCTATAAGTCAGTCTACAGGATGTGCTTCGCCATGGCctgtttcttcttcctcttctccatCATCATGATCCGTGTGAGAAGCAGCAAGGATCCTCGAGCCGCGATTCAAAACGG TTTCTGGTTCTTCAAGTTCTTGATTCTGGTCGGTCTCACAGTGGGAGCTTTCTTCATTCCAGATGGGGCTTTCAACACAG TGTGGTACTACTTCGGCGTAGTTGGGTCCTTCATCTTCATCCTGATCCAGCTCATTCTTCTGGTGGATTTTGCTCACAACTGGAACCAGAAGTGGGTGGAGAAGGCAGAGAATGGGAACAGTAAATGCTGGTATGCAG CCCTTTTCTCATTCACACTGGTGCACTATATCTGCGCCTTTGCTGCTGTGGTTTTGTTCTATATATTCTACACACAGCCGGACGACTGCGCCGAGCACAAAGCCTTCATCAGCCTCAACCTCATCTTCTGCATCATTGTGTCTGTGGTGTCTATTCTTCCAAAAGTGCAG GAAGCTCAGCCGAGCTCTGGCCTGCTCCAGgcatctctcatctctctctaCACTATGTATCTCACATGGTCTGCCATGAGCAACAACCCCA ATCGTAAGTGTAACCCGAGTCTGTTGAGTCTGGTCAGCGGGGGGCCGACAGCAGTCACTCCCACCAGCGCTCCGGGCATCCAGACTCAGTGGTGGGACGCCCAGAGCATCGTGGGACTGGTCATCTTCCTCCTCTGCACGCTGTATGCCAG CATCCGCTCCTCAAACAACAGTCAGGTGAATAAGCTGATGCAGACAGAGGAAGTTGAAGGGCTGGCGTCCAGCGAGGGCGTCTCTGAGGAGGGCGTGAGGCGCGCTGTGGATAACGAAGAGGATGGTGTCACATACAGCTACTCCTTCTTCCATTTCTCCCTCTTCCTGGCCTCCCTCTACATCATGATGACCCTGACCAACTGGTACCA ACCCGAAACAGACTACGCAGCCATGAAAACCAGCATGCCATCTGTGTGGGTGAAGATTTGCTCGAGTTGGCTGGGACTGCTGCTGTACCTCTGGACCCTGGTGGCTCCGTTAATCCTGAGCAACCGAGACTTCAGCTAA